The genomic region GAAGTGTTGGCTGGTAACCAACCGCAGAAGGCATTCTTCCAAGCAGGGCTGATACCTCCATACCAGCTTGAGTAAAGCGGAAAATGTTATCTATAAACAAAAGTACGTCCTGACCTTGTTGATCGCGGAAGTATTCCGCCATGGCAAGACCTGTCAGCGCCACCCTTTGTCTCGCTCCTGGTGGCTCGTTCATTTGACCAAAAACTAAGGCTGTCTTATCGATAACCCCAGAATCCTTCATTTCATAATACAGGTCATTACCCTCTCTTGTTCTCTCACCTACACCTGTAAAAACAGAATATCCTCCATGCTCTGTGGCGATGTTACGAATAAGTTCCATTATAAGAACAGTCTTCCCTACACCTGCTCCACCAAAAAGTCCAACCTTTCCACCTCTTGCATAAGGGGCTAAAAGGTCTATAACTTTGATGCCTGTTTCTAAAATAGCGGTACTGGTTTCCTGATCCTCTAATGAAGGGGGTTCCTTATGGATAGGGTTTTTCTCAACATCCTCATCAATTTCGCCCATCCCATCAATAGATTCCCCTAGTACATTAAATAGTCTGCCTAGTGTTTTATCACCTACTGGTACAGATATAGGAGCTCCTGTATCTATTGCCTTAGCGCCTCTAACTAACCCTTCTGTACCGTCCATGGCTACACATCTAACTGTGTTGTCTCCTAAGTGATGCATTGTTTCTACAACTAGTTTTTCATCATTTTCTCTAGGAATTTCGATAGCGTTATATATATTAGGCATTTGCCCACCTTCAAAACTAATATCAACTACAGGTCCTATAACCTGTGTTACTTTTCCTTCGTTCAATGTACATCCTCCTTTCAACAACTAATCTAAAGCTTGTGCTCCACTAACTATTTCTATTAACTCTTGAGTTATCGAGTCCTGCCTTGCTTTATTATAAGATAATGTCAATTCGTTAATCATGTCAGTGGCGTTATCTGTGGCAGAGCCCATAGCAGTCATTCTAGCCCCATGTTCAGAGGCCTTAGATTCGACTAGACTTCTATAAATTCTTCCCGTTAGGTATTTAGGAATTAGGGTGTCAAACACTTGCTGAGCGCTAGGCTCATAAAGGTATACGTTATCACTATTTTTTTCATCTTCACTTTTTACAGGAGTCAGCTTTGCTAAAACTACATTTTGCTGCATAGCATTTACAAACTCTGTATAAATAACGTTTAACTCGCTAAATATACCCTGATCTAAAAGTTTACTAGCTGTTTCAAAAACACTCCGTGCTTGATTGTAGCTCGGCAAATCACCTATATCCATAAACTCAGCAACAATATTATACCCTCTTGCTTTTAAGGCTTCTTTACCTTTTTTGCCAACTGTTATCATATAGCTATTGTCTTTATCTATTGTGCAAGCCTTTTTGATTACATTACTATTGTATCCACCACAAAGGCCTCTGTCTGCCGTTACTACTATGTAACCAGGCTTGCCTTCTTTTGAAGGTTGAATTAACTTGTGCTCAACATCCCCACCAGCAGTCAAAACCCTACTTGCTACTTCTTTTAGGCTTTTTTCATACGGTCTAGTTGTATAAGCTAACGCCTGTGCTTTTCGCAGCTTAGAAGCAGCTACCATCTCCATAGCTTTTGTAATCTGCTGTGTGTTTTTTACAGTTTTAATCCTTCTTTTTATGTCCCGGATTCCTTGCATAGCATCACCTCTTTACCGGTTGCTTTACTATTTACCAAAGGAGCTTTTAAACTTTTCAATAGCCTCTTTTAACTGCATTTTGTGGCTGTCTGTGATCTTACCTTCTTCGATGATTCCATTTAGCAAACCATCATAGCTTTGGTGCATAAATTTCACAAACTCAGCTTCAAACTCCTTAATTTGTTCTACCTTTAGGTCATCTAAAAACCCATTTACACCTGCATATATAATAAGTATTTGATCGATAACAGGTAATGGTTGATATTGACCCTGTTTTAGTATTTCAGTAAGGCGCTCACCCCTAGATAGCTTTTGTTGGGTGGCTTTATCTAAGTCAGAACCAAACTGAGCAAATGCCGCTAACTCTTTATACTGAGCTAAATCTAGTCTCAGCGTTCCAGAAACCTGCTTCATAGCTTTAATTTGTGCACTTCCACCAACCCTAGATACCGAAAGGCCAACATTTACAGCAGGTCTTACCCCTGAATGGAAAAGGTCCCCTTCTAGGAATATCTGACCATCTGTTATGGAAATAACATTCGTTGGGATATAAGCAGAAACATCAC from Proteinivorax hydrogeniformans harbors:
- the atpD gene encoding F0F1 ATP synthase subunit beta — its product is MNEGKVTQVIGPVVDISFEGGQMPNIYNAIEIPRENDEKLVVETMHHLGDNTVRCVAMDGTEGLVRGAKAIDTGAPISVPVGDKTLGRLFNVLGESIDGMGEIDEDVEKNPIHKEPPSLEDQETSTAILETGIKVIDLLAPYARGGKVGLFGGAGVGKTVLIMELIRNIATEHGGYSVFTGVGERTREGNDLYYEMKDSGVIDKTALVFGQMNEPPGARQRVALTGLAMAEYFRDQQGQDVLLFIDNIFRFTQAGMEVSALLGRMPSAVGYQPTLQSEMGQLQERITSTKKGSITSIQAIYVPADDYTDPAPATTFAHLDATTNLSRKISEMGIYPAVDPLDSTSRILDPMVVGNEHYEVARGVQEVLQRYTELQDIIAILGMEELSEEDKLTVNRARKIQRFLSQPFFVAEQFTGTPGSYVPIKETIRGFKEILDGKHDELPESAFYMVGTIEEAIKNAEDE
- the atpG gene encoding ATP synthase F1 subunit gamma, with translation MQGIRDIKRRIKTVKNTQQITKAMEMVAASKLRKAQALAYTTRPYEKSLKEVASRVLTAGGDVEHKLIQPSKEGKPGYIVVTADRGLCGGYNSNVIKKACTIDKDNSYMITVGKKGKEALKARGYNIVAEFMDIGDLPSYNQARSVFETASKLLDQGIFSELNVIYTEFVNAMQQNVVLAKLTPVKSEDEKNSDNVYLYEPSAQQVFDTLIPKYLTGRIYRSLVESKASEHGARMTAMGSATDNATDMINELTLSYNKARQDSITQELIEIVSGAQALD